The Kluyvera intermedia genome window below encodes:
- the efeB gene encoding iron uptake transporter deferrochelatase/peroxidase subunit produces MEKQHTDDLNEPSRRRLLKGIGALGGALAIAGGCPVAHAAKPGGAVASNSRMETQPFYGEHQAGVLTPQQASMMLVAFDVLAADKTDLERLFRLLTQRIAFLTTGGPAPDTPNPRLPPMDSGILGAYIAPDNLTMTLSVGESLFDMRFGLADKAPRKLQKMTRFPNDSLDAALCHGDLLLQICANTQDTVIHALRDIIKHTPDLLSVRWKREGFISDHAARSKGKETPVNLLGFKDGTANPDGSNTSLMDEVVWVTGEQGEPAWAKGGSYQAVRIIQFHVEFWDRTPLKEQQTIFGRDKHSGAPLGMKLEHDVPDYSRDPDGEVIALDSHIRLANPRTKETQSSLMMRRGYSYSLGVTNSGQLDMGLLFVCYQHDLEKGFLAVQKRLNGEALEEYVKPIGGGYFFVLPGVVSQQAYLGSTLLEA; encoded by the coding sequence ATGGAAAAGCAGCACACTGATGACCTGAATGAACCGTCACGTCGTCGTTTATTAAAAGGGATCGGCGCGCTGGGAGGCGCGCTGGCTATTGCGGGTGGTTGTCCGGTGGCGCATGCGGCAAAGCCTGGCGGCGCGGTCGCCTCGAATAGCCGGATGGAGACGCAGCCGTTTTACGGTGAGCACCAGGCTGGCGTGTTAACGCCGCAGCAGGCATCGATGATGCTGGTGGCGTTTGACGTGCTGGCGGCCGATAAAACCGACCTTGAGCGTCTGTTCCGTCTGCTGACGCAGCGTATCGCGTTTCTGACCACAGGCGGCCCGGCACCGGATACGCCAAATCCGCGCTTGCCGCCGATGGACTCGGGTATTCTGGGGGCGTACATCGCGCCGGATAACCTGACGATGACGCTATCAGTCGGCGAGTCGTTGTTTGATATGCGCTTTGGGCTGGCGGATAAAGCGCCGAGAAAGTTGCAGAAGATGACGCGCTTTCCCAACGATTCGCTGGATGCCGCGCTGTGTCATGGCGATCTGTTGCTGCAGATTTGCGCCAATACTCAGGACACGGTTATCCATGCACTGCGCGATATTATCAAGCACACGCCTGACCTGCTCAGCGTGCGCTGGAAGCGCGAAGGGTTTATCTCTGACCACGCGGCGCGCAGCAAAGGTAAAGAGACACCGGTCAATCTGCTGGGCTTTAAAGACGGTACTGCTAACCCCGACGGCAGCAATACCTCGCTGATGGACGAAGTGGTGTGGGTGACAGGCGAGCAGGGTGAACCGGCGTGGGCGAAGGGCGGTTCGTATCAGGCGGTGCGGATTATTCAGTTCCACGTCGAGTTCTGGGATCGTACGCCGCTGAAAGAGCAGCAGACGATTTTTGGCCGCGACAAGCACAGCGGTGCGCCGCTTGGCATGAAGCTCGAGCACGATGTGCCGGACTACAGCCGCGACCCGGACGGTGAGGTGATTGCGCTGGATAGCCATATTCGTCTGGCTAACCCCCGCACCAAAGAGACGCAGTCGAGCCTGATGATGCGCCGGGGTTATAGCTACTCACTGGGGGTGACCAACTCCGGCCAGTTGGATATGGGGCTGTTGTTTGTGTGCTATCAGCACGACCTTGAAAAAGGGTTCCTGGCAGTGCAGAAACGACTCAACGGTGAGGCGCTTGAGGAGTACGTGAAGCCGATTGGCGGCGGGTATTTCTTTGTGTTGCCGGGTGTGGTTTCACAGCAGGCTTATTTAGGCAGCACGTTGCTGGAAGCTTGA
- the efeO gene encoding iron uptake system protein EfeO: MTKNFRRSALQTGIVALFSTAFMAHAADIPQVKVTVNDKQCEPMSLTVNAGKTQFIIQNHSQKALEWEILKGVMVVEERENIAPGFTQKMTANLQPGEYDMTCGLLTNPKGKLIVKGEATADAAKANALLDLSTAITAYKAYVVAETAELVKGTKAFTDAVKAGDIEKAKALYAPTRQHYERIEPIAELFSDLDGSIDAREDDYEQKAADPKFTGFHRLEKALFGDNSVKGMEHYADQLNSDVLELQKRIDELAFPPSKVVGGAAGLIEEVAASKISGEEDRYSHTDLWDFQANIDGAQKIVNLLRPQLQKENSALLAKVDANFKKVDAILAKYRTKDGYETYDKLTDADRNALKGPITTLAEDLAQLRGILGLD; this comes from the coding sequence ATGACCAAGAACTTCCGCCGCAGCGCGTTGCAGACCGGTATCGTCGCACTCTTCTCGACCGCGTTTATGGCACACGCCGCTGATATTCCTCAGGTTAAAGTGACGGTGAACGACAAACAGTGTGAACCGATGTCCCTCACCGTGAACGCGGGTAAAACCCAGTTCATCATCCAGAACCATAGCCAGAAAGCGCTGGAGTGGGAGATCCTCAAAGGGGTGATGGTGGTTGAAGAGCGTGAGAACATTGCGCCGGGCTTCACCCAGAAGATGACTGCTAATCTGCAACCGGGCGAATATGACATGACCTGCGGTCTGCTGACTAACCCGAAAGGTAAGCTGATTGTCAAAGGCGAAGCCACAGCCGATGCAGCGAAAGCCAATGCTCTGTTGGATCTCAGCACGGCAATCACCGCTTATAAAGCTTATGTGGTGGCAGAAACTGCCGAACTGGTCAAAGGCACCAAAGCCTTTACCGACGCGGTGAAAGCGGGCGATATCGAAAAAGCGAAAGCCCTGTACGCGCCAACGCGTCAGCACTATGAGCGTATCGAACCGATTGCCGAGTTGTTCTCTGACCTCGACGGCAGCATTGATGCCCGCGAAGATGACTACGAGCAGAAAGCGGCCGATCCGAAGTTCACCGGTTTCCACCGTCTTGAAAAAGCCCTGTTTGGCGACAACAGCGTTAAAGGCATGGAACACTATGCTGACCAGTTGAACAGTGACGTGCTGGAATTGCAAAAACGCATCGACGAACTGGCCTTCCCGCCATCAAAAGTGGTCGGCGGCGCGGCGGGTCTGATTGAAGAAGTGGCGGCGAGCAAAATCAGCGGTGAAGAAGATCGCTACAGCCATACTGACCTGTGGGACTTCCAGGCCAATATCGATGGCGCGCAGAAAATCGTTAACTTGCTGCGTCCGCAGTTACAAAAAGAGAACAGTGCACTGCTGGCTAAAGTTGACGCTAACTTCAAAAAAGTAGATGCGATTCTGGCGAAATACCGTACCAAAGACGGTTATGAAACCTATGACAAACTGACCGACGCTGACCGCAATGCGCTGAAAGGGCCGATCACCACACTGGCGGAAGATCTGGCGCAACTGCGTGGGATCCTGGGTCTGGACTAA
- the efeU gene encoding iron uptake transporter permease EfeU: protein MFVPFLIMLREGLEAALIVSLIASYLKRTQRGRWIGVMWIGVILAAALCLGLGIFINETTGEFPQKEQELFEGLVAVIAVVILTWMVFWMRKVSRNVKQQLEQAVDNALQKGNNHGWALVMMVFFAVAREGLESVFFLLAAFQQDVGIWPPIGALLGLATAIVLGFMLYWGGIRLNLGVFFRWTSLFILLVAAGLAAGAIRAFHEAGLWNAFQDVAFDLSGTLTTHSLFGTLLEGIFGYQEAPSVSEVAVYFLYLIPALVLFFWPPRATTSTSRIAP, encoded by the coding sequence ATGTTTGTTCCGTTTCTCATTATGTTGCGGGAAGGGCTGGAAGCGGCGCTGATTGTTAGCCTGATTGCCAGCTATCTAAAACGTACACAACGCGGACGCTGGATTGGCGTGATGTGGATTGGCGTGATCCTTGCCGCCGCGCTGTGCTTGGGCTTAGGAATTTTTATCAACGAAACTACCGGCGAGTTCCCGCAAAAAGAACAGGAACTGTTTGAAGGATTGGTGGCGGTGATTGCCGTGGTGATCCTCACCTGGATGGTGTTCTGGATGCGTAAAGTTTCCCGCAACGTCAAACAGCAGCTGGAGCAGGCGGTGGATAACGCGCTGCAAAAAGGCAATAACCACGGTTGGGCGCTGGTGATGATGGTTTTCTTCGCCGTGGCGCGTGAAGGGCTGGAGTCGGTGTTCTTCCTGTTAGCGGCGTTCCAGCAGGATGTCGGCATCTGGCCGCCGATAGGCGCATTACTTGGGCTGGCAACGGCAATTGTGCTGGGCTTCATGCTGTATTGGGGCGGGATCCGCCTGAATCTCGGTGTGTTCTTCCGCTGGACCAGTCTGTTTATTTTGCTGGTTGCGGCCGGTCTGGCAGCGGGCGCGATTCGTGCCTTCCACGAAGCCGGCTTGTGGAACGCTTTCCAGGATGTGGCCTTTGATTTAAGCGGCACCCTGACGACACATTCGCTTTTTGGCACGCTGCTGGAAGGCATTTTTGGTTACCAGGAAGCGCCAAGCGTTAGCGAAGTGGCGGTCTATTTCCTGTATTTGATTCCCGCACTGGTGCTGTTTTTCTGGCCGCCGCGCGCAACGACATCAACATCACGTATCGCCCCGTAA
- the putP gene encoding sodium/proline symporter PutP, which produces MTISTPMLVTFLVYIFGMILIGFFAWRNTKNFDDYILGGRSLGPFVTALSAGASDMSGWLLMGLPGAIFIAGISESWIAIGLTLGAWINWKLVAGRLRVHTEANNNALTLPDYFTGRFEDNSRVLRIISALVILLFFTIYCASGIVAGARLFESTFGMSYETALWAGAAATILYTFIGGFLAVSWTDTVQASLMIFALILTPVIVIFAVGGLGDSLEVIKQKSIENVDMLKGLNFVAIVSLMGWGLGYFGQPHILARFMAADSHHSIVHARRISMTWMILCLAGAVAVGFFGIAYFQNNPALAGPVSQNAERVFIELAQILFNPWIAGILLSAILAAVMSTLSCQLLVCSSAITEDLYKAFLRKNASQKELVWVGRFMVLVVALVAIALAANPENRVLGLVSYAWAGFGAAFGPVVLFSVMWSRMTRNGALAGMVIGALTVIIWKQFAWLGLYEIIPGFIFGSIGIVLFSLLGKAPSASIQKRFADADAYYHTAPVPRTGSPDEVR; this is translated from the coding sequence ATGACTATTAGCACACCGATGTTGGTGACTTTTCTTGTTTATATTTTTGGCATGATCCTCATTGGCTTTTTTGCCTGGCGCAACACCAAAAACTTCGATGATTATATTTTGGGTGGGCGTAGCTTAGGGCCGTTTGTTACCGCGCTGTCTGCCGGTGCATCTGATATGAGCGGCTGGCTGTTGATGGGCCTGCCGGGGGCGATTTTTATCGCCGGTATTTCTGAAAGCTGGATTGCCATTGGCCTGACACTTGGCGCATGGATTAACTGGAAACTGGTGGCCGGACGCTTGCGCGTTCACACTGAGGCCAATAATAACGCCTTAACGTTGCCGGATTATTTCACCGGCCGCTTTGAAGATAATAGCCGCGTGCTGCGAATTATTTCAGCGCTGGTTATTTTGCTGTTCTTCACTATTTACTGTGCCTCCGGGATTGTTGCCGGGGCGCGTCTGTTTGAAAGCACCTTCGGCATGAGCTACGAAACGGCGCTGTGGGCCGGTGCGGCAGCGACAATTCTGTATACCTTTATCGGTGGATTCCTGGCGGTAAGTTGGACGGATACCGTACAGGCGAGCCTGATGATATTCGCTCTGATCCTGACACCGGTTATCGTTATATTTGCCGTTGGCGGTCTGGGTGATTCACTGGAAGTGATTAAGCAAAAGAGCATTGAAAACGTGGATATGCTCAAAGGGCTTAACTTTGTGGCGATTGTCTCGCTGATGGGTTGGGGTCTGGGCTACTTCGGGCAGCCGCATATTCTGGCGCGCTTTATGGCGGCAGATTCTCACCACAGTATCGTGCATGCTCGTCGTATCAGTATGACCTGGATGATCCTGTGTCTTGCCGGTGCGGTTGCCGTCGGTTTCTTTGGTATTGCTTACTTCCAGAATAACCCTGCGTTAGCAGGCCCGGTGAGCCAGAATGCTGAGCGCGTGTTTATCGAGCTGGCGCAAATTCTGTTTAACCCGTGGATTGCGGGCATCCTGCTGTCGGCGATTCTGGCGGCAGTGATGTCGACGTTAAGCTGTCAGTTGCTGGTTTGTTCCAGTGCGATTACTGAAGATCTGTACAAAGCGTTTCTGCGTAAAAACGCCAGCCAGAAAGAGCTGGTGTGGGTAGGGCGCTTTATGGTGCTGGTGGTGGCGTTGGTGGCGATTGCGCTGGCGGCAAACCCGGAAAACCGCGTGTTGGGTCTGGTGAGCTATGCATGGGCAGGTTTTGGTGCCGCGTTTGGCCCGGTAGTACTGTTCTCCGTTATGTGGTCACGCATGACCCGCAACGGCGCGCTGGCGGGGATGGTTATCGGTGCGCTCACCGTGATTATCTGGAAACAGTTTGCGTGGTTGGGGCTGTATGAAATTATCCCAGGCTTTATCTTTGGCAGCATCGGCATTGTGCTGTTCAGCCTGCTTGGTAAAGCGCCATCTGCCAGCATACAAAAACGCTTTGCTGACGCGGATGCGTATTATCATACGGCGCCAGTACCCCGTACCGGTAGCCCGGACGAGGTGCGCTAG
- the putA gene encoding trifunctional transcriptional regulator/proline dehydrogenase/L-glutamate gamma-semialdehyde dehydrogenase, with the protein MGTTTMGVKLDDATRERIKSAATRIDRTPHWLIKQAIFNYLEKLENNETLPELPALLSGAANESDETAPAVEENHQPFLEFAEQILPQSVTRAAITAAWRRSETDAVPMLMEQARLPQPISEKSYQLAWTLAEKLRNQKTASGRAGMVQSLLQEFSLSSQEGVALMCLAEALLRIPDKATRDALIRDKISNGNWQSHIGRSPSLFVNAATWGLLFTGKLVSTHNETSLSRSLNRIIGKSGEPLVRKGVDMAMRLMGEQFVTGETIAEALANARKLEDKGFRYSYDMLGEAALTAADAQAYMVSYQQAIHAIGKASNGRGIYEGPGISIKLSALHPRYSRAQYDRVMDELYPRLKSLTLLARQYDIGINIDAEEADRLEISLDLLEKLCFEPELAGWNGIGFVIQAYMKRCPFVIDYLIDLATRSRRRLMIRLVKGAYWDSEIKRAQMDGLEGYPVYTRKVYTDVSYLACAKKLLAAPNLIYPQFATHNAHTLAAIYQLAGQNYYPGQYEFQCLHGMGEPLYEQVVGKVADGKLNRPCRIYAPVGTHETLLAYLVRRLLENGANTSFVNRIADSTLPLEELVADPVLAVEKMALQEGTAGLPHPKIPLPRELYGKGRVNSAGLDLANEHRLASLSSSLLNSALQKWSAKPMLESAVTEGNMTPVMNPAEPKDVVGYVREATESEVEQALESAVNNAPIWFATPPEERAAILERAAVLMEDQMQLLMGILVREAGKTFSNAIAEVREAVDFLHYYAGQVRDDFDNETHRPLGPVVCISPWNFPLAIFMGQIAAALAAGNSVLAKPAEQTPLIAAQGVALLLEAGVPPGVVQLLPGRGETVGAQLTSDARVRGVMFTGSTNVATLLQRNIATRLDAQGRPTPLIAETGGMNAMIVDSSALTEQVVVDVVASAFDSAGQRCSALRILCLQDDIADHTLTMLRGAMAECRMGNPGRLTTDIGPVIDAEAKAGIEDHIQAMRAKGRTVFQAARENAQDSQEWQSGTFIPPTLIELESFDELTKEVFGPVLHVVRYNRSQLDALIGQINASGYGLTLGVHTRIDETIAQVTGSAKVGNLYVNRNMVGAVVGVQPFGGEGLSGTGPKAGGPMYLYRLLASRPETALKTTLARQDAGQVVDTQLKTLLEKPLIELQTWLANRPELLALSQQYSELAQAGTQRVLPGPTGERNTWTLVPRERVLCLADNENDLLTQLAAVLAVGSEVLWADAPLQRELAKSLPKAVTERLHFAKPDVLMTQFFDAVIYHGDSDQLRELCEQVAARDGAIVSVQGFARGETNLLLERLYHERSLSVNTAAAGGNASLMTIG; encoded by the coding sequence ATGGGCACCACCACCATGGGGGTTAAGCTGGATGATGCAACGCGTGAGCGGATTAAGAGCGCGGCGACACGGATCGACCGCACCCCTCACTGGCTCATCAAGCAGGCAATTTTTAACTATCTGGAAAAACTGGAAAACAACGAAACTCTACCGGAGCTGCCTGCATTGCTGTCCGGTGCCGCCAATGAAAGCGATGAAACTGCGCCTGCGGTTGAAGAAAATCACCAGCCTTTCCTGGAGTTTGCTGAGCAGATCCTGCCGCAGTCGGTGACTCGTGCCGCGATCACCGCCGCCTGGCGCCGCAGTGAAACCGATGCCGTCCCGATGCTGATGGAGCAGGCCCGCTTGCCGCAGCCGATTTCTGAAAAGTCTTATCAGCTCGCCTGGACGCTGGCAGAAAAGCTGCGCAATCAGAAAACCGCCAGCGGCCGTGCCGGCATGGTGCAGAGTCTGCTGCAAGAATTTTCCCTCTCCTCTCAGGAAGGCGTGGCGCTAATGTGTCTGGCGGAAGCGCTGCTGCGTATTCCTGATAAAGCCACTCGCGATGCCTTAATCCGCGACAAAATCAGCAACGGTAACTGGCAGTCTCACATTGGCCGCAGCCCGTCGCTGTTCGTCAACGCCGCCACCTGGGGGCTGCTGTTTACCGGTAAGTTAGTGTCCACCCATAACGAAACCAGCCTGTCTCGTTCGCTGAACCGAATTATCGGCAAGAGCGGCGAGCCGCTGGTACGTAAAGGCGTCGACATGGCGATGCGCTTGATGGGCGAGCAGTTCGTCACCGGTGAAACCATCGCTGAAGCGCTGGCCAACGCCCGCAAGCTGGAAGATAAAGGTTTCCGCTACTCCTACGACATGTTGGGTGAAGCAGCGTTAACCGCCGCCGATGCCCAGGCTTACATGGTCTCGTATCAGCAGGCCATCCACGCCATTGGTAAAGCCTCCAATGGTCGCGGTATTTATGAAGGCCCGGGGATTTCCATCAAACTCTCCGCCCTGCACCCGCGCTACAGTCGTGCGCAATACGACCGCGTCATGGATGAGCTGTATCCACGTCTGAAATCACTGACGCTGCTGGCACGCCAGTACGATATTGGCATTAATATCGACGCCGAAGAGGCTGACCGTCTGGAGATCTCCCTCGACCTGCTGGAAAAACTCTGCTTTGAGCCTGAGCTGGCGGGCTGGAACGGAATTGGTTTCGTGATTCAGGCCTACATGAAACGCTGCCCGTTCGTCATTGATTACCTGATTGACCTTGCGACCCGCAGCCGTCGCCGCCTGATGATTCGTCTGGTGAAAGGCGCGTATTGGGACAGCGAAATCAAACGCGCACAGATGGATGGCCTGGAAGGCTATCCGGTTTACACCCGTAAGGTCTACACCGATGTCTCCTATCTGGCGTGTGCCAAAAAACTGCTCGCGGCACCTAATCTGATTTACCCACAGTTTGCCACGCACAACGCCCATACGCTGGCAGCAATTTATCAGTTGGCCGGTCAGAACTACTATCCAGGTCAGTACGAATTCCAGTGCCTGCACGGGATGGGTGAGCCACTGTATGAGCAGGTAGTGGGCAAAGTTGCTGACGGAAAACTGAACCGTCCATGCCGTATTTATGCGCCAGTAGGCACCCACGAAACGCTGCTGGCTTACCTGGTGCGCCGCCTGCTGGAAAACGGGGCCAACACGTCCTTTGTCAACCGTATCGCCGACAGCACTCTGCCACTGGAAGAGTTGGTTGCCGACCCGGTACTGGCGGTCGAGAAAATGGCGTTGCAGGAAGGTACCGCGGGTCTGCCACATCCGAAAATTCCTCTGCCGCGCGAGCTGTACGGTAAAGGCCGCGTCAACTCTGCCGGTCTGGATTTGGCTAACGAACATCGTCTGGCGTCACTCTCTTCTTCCCTGCTAAACAGCGCCTTGCAGAAATGGTCGGCAAAACCGATGCTCGAATCCGCCGTCACCGAGGGCAATATGACGCCGGTGATGAACCCGGCAGAGCCGAAAGACGTGGTGGGCTATGTGCGTGAAGCCACGGAAAGCGAAGTGGAACAGGCGCTGGAAAGTGCCGTCAACAATGCGCCAATCTGGTTCGCAACCCCGCCAGAAGAACGCGCCGCCATTCTCGAACGTGCTGCGGTGTTAATGGAAGATCAGATGCAATTACTGATGGGTATTCTGGTGCGCGAAGCCGGGAAAACCTTCAGCAATGCTATCGCTGAAGTGCGCGAGGCCGTCGACTTCCTGCACTACTACGCCGGTCAGGTACGCGATGATTTTGATAATGAAACTCACCGTCCATTAGGTCCGGTAGTGTGTATCAGCCCGTGGAACTTCCCGCTGGCCATCTTTATGGGACAGATCGCCGCAGCGCTTGCCGCAGGGAATAGCGTGCTGGCAAAACCCGCCGAGCAAACACCACTTATCGCCGCGCAGGGTGTCGCCCTGTTGCTGGAAGCGGGTGTTCCGCCAGGCGTGGTGCAGTTGCTTCCAGGCCGTGGTGAAACCGTTGGCGCACAGTTAACCAGTGATGCCCGCGTTCGTGGGGTGATGTTCACCGGTTCGACCAACGTCGCGACGCTCTTGCAACGCAATATCGCCACGCGACTGGATGCACAAGGTCGCCCAACGCCGCTTATCGCCGAAACCGGCGGGATGAATGCGATGATTGTCGACTCTTCCGCACTGACCGAGCAGGTAGTAGTGGATGTGGTCGCATCAGCCTTCGACAGCGCCGGACAGCGCTGCTCGGCGCTGCGCATTCTCTGTTTACAAGATGACATCGCCGACCACACCCTGACCATGTTACGCGGCGCCATGGCCGAGTGCCGGATGGGCAACCCGGGTCGCCTGACAACCGATATTGGTCCGGTGATTGATGCCGAAGCGAAAGCGGGTATTGAGGATCATATCCAGGCAATGCGCGCCAAAGGACGCACTGTGTTCCAGGCGGCGCGTGAAAACGCGCAAGACAGCCAGGAATGGCAGAGCGGCACCTTTATTCCACCAACGCTGATTGAACTGGAAAGCTTCGATGAGCTGACAAAAGAGGTCTTCGGCCCGGTACTGCACGTAGTGCGCTACAACCGCAGCCAGCTTGATGCGTTAATCGGTCAGATTAATGCTTCCGGCTATGGTCTGACCCTCGGGGTGCATACCCGTATTGATGAAACCATTGCCCAGGTCACCGGCAGCGCCAAAGTCGGCAACCTGTATGTGAACCGCAATATGGTGGGTGCTGTGGTTGGCGTGCAGCCATTCGGCGGCGAAGGTCTTTCCGGTACCGGCCCGAAAGCCGGTGGTCCGATGTACCTGTATCGCCTGCTGGCAAGTCGTCCGGAAACGGCGCTGAAGACAACGCTGGCGCGTCAAGATGCAGGCCAGGTGGTGGATACTCAGTTGAAAACGCTGCTGGAAAAACCGCTCATCGAGCTGCAAACCTGGCTGGCGAATCGCCCAGAACTGCTGGCGCTGAGCCAACAGTACAGCGAACTGGCGCAGGCCGGTACTCAGCGCGTACTGCCGGGGCCAACCGGCGAGCGCAATACCTGGACGCTGGTGCCTCGCGAACGCGTGTTGTGCCTTGCCGATAATGAAAACGACCTGCTGACGCAGTTGGCTGCGGTTCTGGCAGTAGGCAGTGAAGTTCTGTGGGCCGATGCGCCATTACAACGCGAACTGGCAAAATCATTGCCAAAAGCGGTGACTGAGCGCCTGCACTTTGCGAAGCCGGATGTGCTGATGACCCAATTCTTCGATGCGGTTATCTACCACGGTGATTCCGACCAGTTGCGCGAATTGTGCGAACAGGTGGCGGCACGTGATGGCGCGATTGTGTCGGTACAGGGCTTTGCACGCGGGGAAACCAATCTGCTGCTTGAGCGTTTGTACCATGAACGTTCGCTCAGCGTGAATACCGCAGCGGCTGGCGGCAACGCCAGTTTGATGACCATCGGTTAA
- a CDS encoding MATE family efflux transporter — translation MSGVETQGRLGLYTLAWPIFVEQLLRLMLGYVSVFMLGHYSDEAVAATGVANQILAISVIFYGFLTVGVQIVVSQLIGAKRFKRVERVITNGLVVAFLIGVIMSLVFVLFGDSFLRMLGLSQQLVAVGSPFIRIIGGISVVIALYSSILPILRTHGFVRQAMLVPITVSVVNVVLNYLFLYGKLSFLGLGVTGVGIAVGIANVIGMLMSAWMLKKYIGYVFRWQKLQQCSRKMLGAILRYGLPSAGENLSYAGSQLVVTAIIAFLGTEALTTKVYASTISQFVALFAMSIGQASQIIIGRAVGAREIDAAYRQGVKSWRLGMLVALSISVVIYLFAEPIMQLFTGNQEIIALTKRLFLFSILLELGRATNIIVISSLNATGDVRFPFICGIIVMWIVSLPFSYLLGVYAGLGLVGVWLAYIIDEGLRAVLMFRRWRSRVWTTKSMF, via the coding sequence ATGTCGGGTGTGGAAACTCAGGGACGGTTAGGACTTTATACCCTTGCCTGGCCCATTTTTGTGGAACAGCTGCTACGGCTGATGCTGGGCTATGTCAGCGTTTTTATGCTCGGACACTATTCAGATGAAGCGGTTGCCGCTACCGGCGTTGCCAATCAAATTCTTGCTATCTCGGTGATATTTTATGGTTTTCTCACCGTCGGCGTGCAAATTGTGGTGTCGCAGCTTATTGGGGCAAAACGCTTTAAACGCGTAGAGCGGGTGATCACCAACGGGCTGGTGGTGGCATTCTTAATTGGTGTCATCATGAGTCTGGTATTCGTGCTTTTTGGCGACAGCTTCTTACGCATGCTTGGTCTGAGCCAGCAACTGGTTGCGGTGGGCTCGCCGTTTATTCGTATCATCGGCGGTATCTCGGTGGTGATTGCGCTTTACTCTTCCATTCTGCCGATTCTCCGCACCCACGGCTTCGTGCGTCAGGCCATGCTGGTACCGATTACCGTGAGCGTGGTTAACGTGGTGCTCAATTATCTGTTTCTCTACGGGAAGCTGAGTTTTCTTGGCCTTGGCGTGACCGGCGTGGGTATCGCGGTCGGTATTGCGAATGTGATTGGTATGCTGATGTCGGCTTGGATGCTGAAAAAATACATTGGCTATGTTTTCCGCTGGCAGAAGTTGCAGCAATGCTCACGCAAAATGCTCGGGGCTATTTTACGTTATGGCCTGCCGTCGGCGGGGGAAAATCTTTCCTATGCAGGCTCACAGTTAGTGGTGACGGCGATTATTGCGTTTCTCGGCACCGAAGCGCTGACCACCAAAGTTTACGCATCAACCATTAGCCAATTTGTCGCGCTGTTTGCCATGTCGATTGGGCAGGCATCGCAGATTATTATCGGTCGCGCGGTGGGGGCGAGGGAAATTGATGCAGCATATCGGCAAGGGGTGAAAAGCTGGCGGCTGGGGATGCTGGTGGCGTTGTCGATAAGCGTGGTGATTTACCTGTTCGCCGAGCCGATTATGCAGCTTTTCACCGGGAATCAGGAGATTATTGCTCTGACCAAGCGGCTGTTTTTATTCTCCATTTTGCTGGAGCTGGGTCGCGCGACCAATATCATTGTGATAAGCAGTTTGAATGCTACCGGAGATGTGCGTTTTCCATTTATTTGCGGGATTATCGTGATGTGGATTGTCAGTCTGCCCTTCTCGTATCTGCTCGGGGTTTATGCCGGGCTGGGGCTGGTTGGGGTGTGGCTGGCGTACATTATTGATGAGGGGTTACGTGCGGTGCTGATGTTCCGCCGCTGGCGCAGCAGGGTGTGGACGACAAAGTCGATGTTTTAG
- a CDS encoding lysozyme inhibitor LprI family protein, whose translation MKRVLPALALLLASGYTLADDCTNASTQADINTCTANEYQAADKKLNLTWQDVMKRAAPAQRDLLKKAQSAWIALRDADCAFISSATEGGSIQPMVHSQCLTDKTVDREAYLASLMQCEEGDLSCPLPPAN comes from the coding sequence ATGAAACGTGTTTTACCGGCTCTTGCCCTGCTGCTGGCAAGCGGCTACACGCTGGCGGACGACTGTACCAACGCCAGCACGCAAGCTGACATCAATACCTGTACCGCTAACGAATACCAGGCGGCGGATAAGAAGCTAAACCTTACCTGGCAGGACGTGATGAAACGGGCAGCGCCCGCGCAGCGTGATTTACTCAAGAAAGCGCAAAGCGCATGGATTGCCCTGCGCGATGCCGACTGTGCATTTATCAGTTCCGCCACCGAAGGCGGCAGTATTCAGCCGATGGTTCACAGCCAGTGTCTGACGGATAAAACCGTCGACCGGGAAGCGTACCTCGCCTCGCTGATGCAGTGTGAAGAAGGCGACCTGAGTTGCCCGCTTCCACCGGCTAACTAA